The Pygocentrus nattereri isolate fPygNat1 chromosome 17, fPygNat1.pri, whole genome shotgun sequence genome window below encodes:
- the LOC108411100 gene encoding alpha-2-macroglobulin-like isoform X2, with amino-acid sequence MSCGLNDLLKRQSSFLTWYFMVTFPAVIESGSEATLCTSLLKPNETLQMTVYLVHDNQNRTLLQETVEEDFHHCSQFKAPQVEGKSVQEIRVDVKGESFEMTKKKKVMFKSYNPLTFIQTDKPIYNPGQTVNFRVVTVDANFVPLKQEYSVLTLEDNKGNRIGQWTTVSSPGLIVQLSHKLNPEAPEGQYILKANIGDRSITHHFKVKKYVLPRFEITVKRPEEQSVGEEELKIEVCGKYTYGQPVPGKALVQICRKFKRNFDRGAARISPCLVEPVEMKENGCASPVFNMTHFISSEFEQNLKDSLDVTVTVTEEGTDISMEKSESIKVTYLIGKVEFLDLPKNFERDTLLEGKIRVSTFSGKPIPNKKVYLLEGRSWSPTLLQNLTTDVNGLASFSVNTSDHSKTQISLMASVYPDYQHRGYNKPFFTFSEAQIALLQPATPYSPVYSELSVESLKEPIPCGSEISINIKYYIVGETTENYSTDIIYMVMSKGAIVHHGYEKVEVKESKKLIEGKVSFRLSVDVGLAPVVQILVYCVLPSGNIIAGSKNFNVEKCFRNKVSLQFSPTEAVPGEENTLQLSAQPGSLCGLSAVDQSVFIMEPGKRLNADEVFNLLPVKSVSGYNREVEDAQECLHVRPRQVARIDHTYSTIKGVGLKMATNLAIRKPECLRYGLWYKSRFRGLDLERLLKGQHRIYAVARRVIDSPSESESERIETVRKFFPETWIWQLAEVGDSGSTQVPVTVPDTITTWETDAFCLSSEGLGVAPPAQLRAFQPFFLELSLPYSIIRGEEFELKATVFSYLSKCIMVKVTPAPSSLYTLKASSDGEYSSCLCANGRKTFKWTLVPSVLGVLNVTVSAEAEQSQTVCDNEIVSVPERGRIDTVTRSLLVQAEGTEKTKSQSWFLCPQGNSVSEELELVVPEDVIEGSARASVSVLGDILGRALKNIDGLLKMPHGCGEQNIAILSPNIYILQYLENTGQLTAAIRERATGFLKSGYQRQLNYKHVDGAYSTFGRGEGNTWLTAFVLRTFGKAQRYIFIDPQNINSAKQWLINMQRPDGCFIRQGKLFNNRMKGGVNDDVTMTAYITASLLELGHTLEDPVLGKGLLCLKSSIGNLTNTYATALLAYTFSLAGEHDAREQLLKKLDSVAISGDGRLHWSQSASDDSDSLSVEISSYVLLAVLTTAEVTATDLGYANRIVSWLVRQQNPYGGYSSTQDTVVALQALALYSTKVFSSDGSSTVTVKSDKESHHFDVNQDNTLLYQEKQLQEVPGKYSISVEGSACVSVQAALFYNIPTPTETNTLSIEAKTDGHCTKPSGYTLSINFTVKYNGELNSTNMAIVDIKILSGFTADPSDVSRFERLINNLLFPCLINTCREVIILFFQLKNRLLVERVDTKDDHVIMYMKEVPKNSPMNYQLRLKQVLPVKNLKPAVIKVYDYYQTSDQSETEYSSPCV; translated from the exons ATGTCCTGTGGGCTGAACGACCTTTTAAAAAGGCAGTCAAGCTTCCTAACCTG GTATTTCATGGTGACGTTTCCTGCAGTGATAGAGTCTGGATCTGAGGCTACACTGTGTACGAGTCTTCTGAAGCCTAATGAGACTCTGCAAATGACCGTTTATCTGGTTCATGACAACCAGAACAGAACACTTCTACAGGAGACAGTAGAGGAAGACTTTCACCACTGCTCTCAGTTTAAG GCTCCACAGGTTGAGGGTAAATCAGTGCAGGAGATCAGAGTAGATGTTAAAGGTGAAAGTTTTGagatgacaaagaaaaaaaaagttatgtttAAATCCTACAACCCACTGACATTCATtcagactgataaaccaatctACAACCCCGGCCAAACAG TGAATTTCAGAGTCGTCACAGTGGATGCTAATTTTGTCCCACTTAAACAAGAG TACAGTGTACTGACACTTGAG GATAATAAAGGTAACAGGATCGGTCAGTGGACAACTGTGTCCTCACCAGGTCTGATAGTGCAGCTTTCACACAAGCTGAATCCTGAGGCTCCTGAGGGCCAGTATATACTGAAGGCTAACATTGGGGATAGGTCAATcacacatcattttaaagtgaagaaGTATG TTTTACCCAGGTTTGAGATTACAGTGAAAAGACCAGAAGAACAGAGTGTTGGGGAGGAGGAACTGAAGATCGAGGTTTGTGGAAA GTACACTTACGGACAGCCAGTACCTGGTAAAGCTCTGGTGCAAATTTGCCGGAAATTTAAACGTAATTTTGATCGGGGTGCTGCCAGGATTTCACCGTGCCTGGTTGAACCTGTAGAG ATGAAAGAGAACGGATGTGCCTCTCCTGTATTCAACATGACGCATTTCATCAGTTCTGAATTTGAACAAAATTTGAAAGATTCTCTTGATGTTACTGTTACAGTGACAGAGGAAGGAACAG ACATTTCCATGGAAAAATCTGAATCTATAAAGGTCACTTATCTAATTGGTAAAGTTGAGTTTCTTGATTTACCCAAAAACTTTGAACGGGACACACTTTTAGAGGGAAAG ATCAGAGTTTCAACCTTCAGTGGAAAACCAATTCCTAACAAGAAGGTTTATCTTCTGGAAGGTCGTAGTTGGTCTCCAACACTACTTCAGAATCTTACTACAGATGTTAATGGATTGGCCAGCTTCTCAGTTAATACATCTGATCACTCTAAAACACAGATTTCACTAATG GCAAGTGTCTATCCAGACTACCAACACCGTGGATACAATAAACCTTTCTTTACATTCAGTGAAGCACAAATAGCACTCCTCCAACCTGCTACACCGTACAGTCCAGTGTACAGTGAATTATCAGTAGAGAGCTTAAAGGAACCGATTCCATGTGGTTCTGAAATTTCCATAAACATTAAGTACTACATTGTTGGAGAAACAACTGAGAATTACAGCACTGATATTATTTACATG GTCATGTCTAAAGGAGCCATAGTCCATCATGGATATGAGAAAGTTGAAGTGAAAGAATCCAAAAAGCTCATAGAGGGAAAAGTCTCATTCAGATTGTCTGTTGATGTTGGTCTGGCTCCTGTAGTGCAGATTCTGGTGTACTGTGTGCTGCCTAGTGGGAACATCATCGCTGGTAGCAAGAATTTTAATGTGGAGAAATGCTTCAGAAACAAA GTCTCACTGCAGTTCTCTCCCACTGAGGCAGTTCCTGGTGAGGAAAACACTCTCCAGCTCTCAGCTCAGCCTGGTTCACTGTGTGGACTCAGTGCTGTGGATCAGAGTGTGTTCATCATGGAGCCAGGAAAACGCCTGAATGCTGACGAG GTCTTTAACTTGTTGCCAGTGAAATCAGTGTCAGGTTATAACCGTGAAGTTGAAGATGCGCAGGAGTGTTTGCATGTTAGACCCAGACAGGTTGCACGGATAGACCACACTTACAGCACTATAAAG GGTGTGGGGCTCAAGATGGCGACCAATTTGGCTATTAGAAAGCCGGAATGCTTGCGCTATGGACTATGGTATAAAAGCCGCTTTCGTGGTCTTGATCTCGAACGTCTGTTGAAGG GACAGCACAGAATCTATGCTGTAGCACGGCGTGTGATTGACTCACcctctgaatctgaatctgaacgTATTGAGACTGTTCGCAAATTCTTCCCAGAAACTTGGATAtggcaacttgctgaagtggG AGACTCTGGATCAACACAGGTTCCTGTCACTGTTCCTGACACTATCACCACTTGGGAGACAGATGCTTTCTGTCTGTCCTCTGAAGGTCTGGGAGTGGCTCCTCCTGCTCAGCTTCGTGCCTTCCAGCCCTTCTTCTTGGAGCTCTCGCTGCCGTACTCCATCATCCGGGGAGAGGAGTTTGAGCTGAAGGCCACTGTCTTCAGCTATCTCTCCAAGTGCATTATG GTTAAAGTGACTCCAGCGCCTTCCTCACTCTACACTCTGAAAGCCTCCTCTGATGGAGAGTATTCATCCTGTCTGTGTGCCAATGGTAGAAAGACCTTCAAATGGACTCTTGTTCCCTCTGTGCTTG GGGTCCTGAATGTGACGGTCAGTGCTGAGGCAGAACAGTCACAGACTGTGTGTGACAATGAGATTGTGAGTGTGCCTGAGAGAGGCCGCATTGACACAGTCACACGAAGCCTGCTTGTACAG GCTGAAGGAACTGAAAAGACCAAGAGCCAGAGTTGGTTCCTGTGCCCACAGG GTAACAGTGTTTCGGAGGAGTTGGAGTTGGTTGTTCCTGAAGATGTGATAGAGGGATCAGCAAGAGCTTCTGTTTCAGTGCTTG GAGACATACTGGGCCGTGCACTAAAGAATATTGATGGACTGCTGAAGATGCCACATGGCTGTGGAGAACAAAACATTGCTATTCTTTCTCCCAACATCTACATTCTTCAGTACCTGGAGAACACTGGACAGCTCACTGCAGCCATCCGTGAGAGAGCTACGGGTTTCCTTAAGAGTG GATATCAGAGACAACTGAACTACAAGCATGTTGATGGTGCCTACAGCACATTTGGCAGAGGAGAGGGAAATACATG GTTAACTGCTTTTGTACTGAGGACCTTCGGCAAAGCACAGCGTTACATCTTTATTGATCCACAAAACATTAACAGTGCAAAGCAATGGCTGATAAATATGCAGAGACCAGATGGCTGTTTTATAAGACAAGGAAAACTGTTCAACAACAGAATGAAG GGTGGTGTAAATGATGATGTGACCATGACTGCTTACATCACTGCATCATTGCTTGAATTGGGCCATACGTTAGAG gATCCTGTTTTGGGTAAAGGATTATTGTGTTTAAAGTCCTCTATTGGCAACCTGACAAACACCTATGCCACTGCACTGCTGGCCTACACTTTCAGTCTGGCTGGAGAGCATGATGCTCGAGAGCAGCTGCTAAAGAAGTTGGATAGTGTTGCTATTTCAGGAG ATGGTCGCCTTCACTGGTCTCAGTCAGCATCAGATGACTCTGACTCCTTGTCAGTGGAGATCAGCTCCTATGTTCTACTGGCTGTTCTCACTACAGCTGAAGTCACTGCTACTGATTTGGGCTATGCTAACAGGATTGTCAGCTGGCTGGTGAGGCAGCAGAATCCCTATGGAGGCTACTCCTCCACCCAG GACACAGTGGTGGCCCTCCAGGCTCTGGCTCTGTACTCCACCAAAGTGTTCAGCTCAGACGGCTCCAGCACAGTAACTGTGAAGTCAGATAAAGAGAGCCACCACTTTGATGTGAATCAGGACAATACGTTGCTGTACCAGGAGAAACAACTGCAGGAGGTTCCTGGTAAATACAGCATTTCAGTGGAGGGCTCCGCCTGTGTATCTGTCCAG GCGGCGCTTTTCTACAACATCCCCACACCTACTGAAACCAACACATTGAGCATCGAGGCTAAAACTGATGGACATTGTACAAAACCATCTGGATACACTCTTTCCATCAACTTCACAGTCAA ATATAATGGGGAGTTAAACAGCACTAACATGGCCATAGTGGATATAAAAATCTTATCAGGATTCACAGCAGATCCCAGTGATGTAAGTCGTTTTGAAAGATTAATAAACAATTTGTTATTCCCATGTTTAATAAACACTTGCAGAGAAGTAattattttgttctttcagcTAAAAAACCGCCTACTTGTGGAACGGGTCGATACCAAAGATGACCACGTTATCATGTATATGAAAGAG GTCCCAAAGAATTCTCCTATGAATTATCAGCTACGTCTTAAGCAGGTGCTTCCAGTGAAGAACCTCAAACCAGCTGTGATCAAAGTTTATGATTACTACCAAACAA GTGACCAGTCTGAGACGGAGTACTCCTCCCCCTGTGTGTGA